A window of Rattus norvegicus strain BN/NHsdMcwi chromosome 14, GRCr8, whole genome shotgun sequence contains these coding sequences:
- the Cenpc gene encoding centromere protein C isoform X2, whose translation MQSSNTDIPFKTRKRLNFEDKVISNTAEIESSASQVEDSISEEQEGTSSETSQKRDDLSSEIQPQSKKSFSELYLETVNRKSKCSSVVRHTAAVPSPPYPPNDMKLLEDEFIIDGPDRSFSSQPWVVIPRKGHHMPFPENIAVPQGKKSREKPHRLSEKTLVSNTQTDKTGPVEEAQLSVEEKLGTTLTNEVENDCRSTENKTHSENAKKPSARKRTVKQKQRRPSKPNVAQELSMGQNETENRNMSKIGQDKLQINSKRNMEDHEEVRNEPTPKKPVPALGNKKEKDSTQANKEKSRKKCFSRESKRKSVPKEVTLASRRGRRTSQHPSEWWLVKPSEGSVDGNSSKENESSILYPNRKKQTKRNHVSENTEKKPVPSKRKKKEISSRELKSLNVKGSGGNDDISTSQRKPLQNIDADPTQKSLHCSGPTRGSEDQNSDMISQNVHLKTRSEQHRSKTQMESTSNSEVCKHSVWEESGPSRFKNLEMPGRSNSEVGDEKDQKSLDLKTRSSNMVPNRNLHHKLVLPSNSPNVRRSNRIRLKPLEYWRGERIDYQESSSGRLVLEIVSPASESVKRKAKRNLDKVNKETNKKRIHLDNPTKTKIKVSLDIPLGDPFQATLAKDPETREIVPMDLIRPRDTYHFFVEQHGLKVYKTLNTTFFSTGKLVLGPHEEKGKQHVGQDILVFYVNFGDLLCTLHETPYMLTTGDSFYVPSGNHYNIKNLLNVESCLLFTQIKR comes from the exons ATGCAGTCTTCAAATACAGACATTCCTTTTAAAACCAGGAAAAG GCTAAACTTCGAAGATAAAGTTATTTCGAACACAGCAGAAATAGAGAGCAGTGCATCACAAGTAGAGGATAGCATATCCGAGGAACAAGAAGGGACATCATCAGAAACTTCTCAGAAGAGAGACGATCTGAGCTCTGAAATTCAACCACAATCTAAAAAGAGCTTTTCAGAGTTGTATTTAGAAACTGTCAACAGGAAAAGTAAATGCAG TTCTGTTGTTAGGCACACAGCAGCAGTTCCATCTCCTCCGTATCCTCCGAATGATATGAAATTATTAGAAGATGAATTTATTATTGATGGGCCAGATAGAAGCTTTTCAAGTCAACCTTGGGTGGTGATACCAAGGAAAGGCCACCACATGCCATTTCCTGAAAACATTGCAGTGCCTCAAGGTAAGAAGTCAAGAGAGAAACCTCATCGTCTGTCCGAGAAGACTTTGGTAAGTAACACACAGACTGATAAGACTGGCCCAGTAGAGGAAGCTCAGCTCTCTGTTGAGGAAAAACTGGGAACTACTTTGACAAACGAGGTGGAAAATGATTGTAGATCTACAGAAAATAAAACGCACTCTGAGAATGCGAAAAAACCATCTGCACGGAAAAGGACtgtgaaacagaagcagagaagacCATCTAAGCCTAACGTAGCTCAAGAGCTCagtatgggacagaatgaaactGAAAATAGGAATATGTCAAAAATTGGCCAAGACAAGTTACaaataaattcaaaaagaaatatggaaGACCATGAAGAGGTGAGGAACGAGCCTACCCCCAAGAAACCTGTGCCTGCTCTTG gaaataagaaagaaaaggacagcACCCAAGCTAATAAGGAAAAATCtagaaagaaatgtttttctAGAGAGTCCAAGAGGAAATCTGTTCCCAAAGAAGTAACTTTGGCTTCCAGGAGAGGTCGTAGAACTTCTCAGCATCCGTCTGAGTGGTGGTTGGTAAAACCAAGTGAAG GTTCTGTTGATGGAAATTCTTCAAAGGAGAATGAatcatcaattttatatccaaatagaaaaaaacagactaagagaaatcacgTATCTGAGAATACTGAGAAGAAACCTGTTCCAtcgaaaagaaagaagaaagagatcagCTCAAGAGAACTGAAGTCTTTAAATGTAAAGGGTTCTGGAGGAAATGATGATATTTCTACTTCCCAGAGGAAGCCGTTGCAAAACATTGACGCAGATCCAACTCAGAAGAGCCTTCATTGTTCTgg ACCTACCAGAGGCTCTGAAGATCAAAACAGTGATATGATATCACAGAATGTTCATTTAAAGACTCGTAGTGAGCAACATAGAAGCAAGACACAAATGGAATCTACTTCAAATTCGGAAGTGTGTAAACATTCAGTGTGGGAAGAAAG tGGACCTTCCAGGTTCAAGAATCTTGAAATGCCTGGACGCAGTAATTCTGAAGTGGGTGACGAAAAGGACCAGAAGAGTTTGG ATTTGAAAACAAGAAGTTCTAATATGGTACCGAATAGGAATTTACACcacaaattag TATTGCCCTCCAACTCACCAAATGTTCGTAGATCTAATAGAATACGTTTGAAACCTCTGGAATATTGGCGAGGGGAACGAATAGATTATCAAGAAAGCTCATCAG gAAGACTTGTGCTTGAAATAGTGTCCCCAGCTTCAGAATCAGTGAAAAGAAAGGCCAAAAGAAATCTGGACAAAGTCAACAAAGAAACTAACAAGAAACGGATCCATCTTGATAACCCTACAA AGACTAAGATAAAGGTGAGTCTGGATATTCCTCTGGGAGATCCCTTCCAGGCAACATTGGCAAAGGACCCGGAAACAAGAGAGATTGTCCCCATGG ATCTTATAAGACCACGAGATACATACCACTTTTTTGTTGAGCAACATGGTTTGAAAGTTTATAAAACATTGAATACAACATTTTTTTCTACTGGAAAATTGGTTTTAGGACCccatgaagaaaaaggaaaacagcatGTTGGTCAAGATatatta